The following is a genomic window from Zalophus californianus isolate mZalCal1 chromosome 10, mZalCal1.pri.v2, whole genome shotgun sequence.
ACTTGGGCCCAGCAGGACCGGGAATCAAATGAAGCAGTGTGTTAGTCCCTatcacagagcctgacacaaagGAGGTCCCAGTCTTTGCTCCCTTCGTCTTTAAATGCTCACCTCCCTCGTCCTGGGAACCGCCACCAAGAAGCCTGGTGCTTCCTGAGTTACAACCATCCCAGCTGCGCTTTCAGCAGGTAAAAGTATATACCTTATCCACTCGGCCTGCCTCTGAGagtacaaaaaaatttaaagcaaacacTGGGATTCTCAGGCTTTTGCTTGTACTAAAGTTTGTTTTGTTACACTGTCCGTAGTACTATCTCTGCTCTCTGCAAAGGCAAGAAACACCTGGGGGTCCCTCCTGTATGTAAATACTTGTAAAGGTGCCTACTCTCCCTTTCCCCGTACATACAGAATTTACACAGGGCAGAGACAGTGGCAGTGGGGTGGCTGCATACTAACACAACTTGGTAGTTTTTATTGTCTAGGACAATGGTTACAGACCACAAAGACTCGCGAAGACCCATTGCTTGGGCCCAACAAGAGACAATACTCTCCCTCGCAGTTCAGAGTCCTCTGGGCTGTAAGGGGACAGGCTTTTTCTTACGTGGCTCTGGTAGAAGGTCCATGACTGTACTCAGTACAAGAAGAGCCATAGCTGAGCCTACTtatgtgggggtgggtggataaGGTGGCCATCCTCATTGCCATTACTTGGGTGCAACCCTGAAGACCCGGATGTGGATGGCCGAGTTGTTGCGGATGCGGGTCAGAGGCTCTCGTGTATCAGTCTCTGGTTCCAGCTCATCGACAAGCTCCACGGTGGAGGTATTGGCAGCCACCTGCAAGGACCCGAAGCTGCCTGCCTGAAGCTGTAGGGCAATGTTGATGGCACGGTTGATGGCCAGGCCCAAGCCATGAATGTAGATCTCACTGCATGAATTCTGACCCCGAGCCCCTCCGTCCAGAAGCTTTTGGCAGCGAGCCAACTGGGCCTTAAAGTCAGTCTTCATGTTGACATAGATGTCATTGGGCCTCCGGGGCAGGCGGTGGGGGAGCCGCTTCCGAAGGGTATACTCCACCGGATCCAGCTCAGCCTCGACGGCCCCGCGGGGCTCTCGGTTTTCCGCCATGCTGTGTGCCCTGACGCGGGGAAGAGAGATCAGAGAGAGGTGACAAGAGACTTTGTTGCCTTTGCCACCCCGTTTCCAGCCCAAACGGTGCAGAGAGGAAGGGACGCACTCAAACGCCCTCCTGCCTTCCGGCCTCGGTTCCCTCCCACTCACCTCAAGCTCCCGGAtctccctcacccccaggtcCTATTCATTGAGGGCATCGCCCCCAGCATCAGGCCCCTCCACCCGCTCCCTTCCCCCGCGCCTACACTCTCCAGTCCACAGTCCTCTTCCCGAGCACGCGGCCCGCTCCGGGCCAAGCCACTCAAGCGCTGCGCCCACCCGCTCGGACTGAGCGCGCGGCGCCGGACACGCAGGACCGAGGAAGAGAAGAAACGCGGCGCGCCGGAGGATCGCGAGACCGCGGCCGCCCTTAACGGCTGGGGGTTCCCGAAAGGGCTGCGCAGTACGCACGCGCGCCCGTCCCCCGCGATCCACGAATCGCCTTCCCGGCCTCCGTTCTCCCCGCCCCTCTGGGCGTTCGCGCGACCGTGCGGTGTGTCTAAGTAACGCGAGAGCGCTGGGAGACCGGCTCCACCATATGTACGCCACGCAAGCGGGGTGCGGAGGCAGGAGGCGTGTACTAAGTCAAAGCTTGGGAGGGTAAGCTTTTCTAGGTCAGTCCAAGTTCTTGGACCCTACGGAGGGGTCCtgaaggggagaaagggagagaggaaacttTTCAAGAAGCGCGGAGGATTTGGGGTAGGGGCTTACAAAGACAGCCGGGAGGGTTCAAGAAGATTAAGGGACCTAAAGGCAAGGGTGGACTCCCGCGTCCGTCGCAGTACCTCTGGTCAGAGGAGGCGTGGCTGAGTTGGCAGAACCGATCTCCTGCCCAAGGTCCCTGCTGCCCAGAGACTGAGTGGGGATTGAGGGGTGAGGCTGGGCGCTCGGCAGACGCCGCCGCCTCTGGTCTCCCCTGTAGGACACGGGGACCCGTTCTTCTCCCCTGTGTCTTGCAAGGGCTGACCCCTCAAGTCAGCCTTTGGGGCCCCAGGCTATGAACCGTAGGCCCTACCTTCACGGCTCCCCCGAGAGCACGCTGACCCACCCATACCCCTCAACCTTTACCGATCACCTAGCTCATCGGCCTCTGTCCACCCCAGCAGGGACGTGCGCCCCCTGGCGGGCAGGGCGGGACGGCACCTGGAGGTTCGTGGCTCCCAAGGGCCAGTAGGGAGGAGTTTCCTCTGGCCAGACTGGTATAGCTTCGGGAGAGTTCCCTTCAAAAATGAGTTAGACCTGCACTGGGGACCTAGAACTATTCCCTACTTGAGTTGTCCCAACACTCAAATGGGGAATGATAATTCCTTTTTTGCAGTTGTGAAACCCAGTATAACCCTGTGAACTGTAAGCCTACACATGAGAGTTGGCATTTTTATAAGCCCATTTGACTGGAGGTTGGAAGGGGGTCAGGTTCCTGAGAACTTCGCTCCCAGCACCATTTAAAtcctgtagttctccttttagCTTCAGATTCTTTCATTAATCACAAGTTTGGGGGTTTATGTGGGGGTAAGGAGGAAAAGCTGGCCACAACCCTATTCAGCCTCCTTGAGCTgagttgttttaagattttatttatttatttgacagagagagagcgcgcacaagcagggggaactgcaggcagagggagagggagaagcaggctccccgcggagcagggagctggatgcagggctctttcccaggaccctgagatcatgacatgagctgaaggcagatgcttaacagactgagccacccaggtgtccctgagctGAGTTTTGATGGATAAACAGGAGTTCTTCAGGGAACCAAGTATTCTGGAAACACTgaagggtatttttaaaagaatggaagtgtaatctaagcttccacctcaaggaactagaaaatgaaGAGCCAAATAAACCCAAAGGGAAGAGAagtgaggaaataataaagaacaaaaaccaataaAACTGAACACAAAAACAGTAGAGAAACTCAATGTAAAAGGTGGTTCTTTGCAAAGATCAATAAAGTTGATAAGCAtctagcaagactgacaaaaAAGAAGAACGAGAAGGAAAACTGGaggtgcctggccagctcagtagagcatgcaactcttgatagGGGGTTAttagtttgagccccatgttgggtgtagagattactttaaaaacatcttaaaaagaaggaagactcAAATTATGATTACCAGAAACGAAAGCAGGGATGGCACTAAAGATCCTCATATGCAAAAGATACTTAGAGAATATTACAGGCATGCCTTAGAGATATTGTGGGTTGGGTTCCaaaccactgcaataaagtgaatatcacaataaaatgagtcaaattttttttggtttcccagtacataCAAAATTTATGTTTACACCATACGTAGTTTATTAAGTTTGCAATGGCATTATGTctaaagaaaagtaatttaaaaaatactttattgatgaaaaatgctaatcatcatctgagctttcagtgagttgtaataACTGAttacagatcaccataacaaatataagaaGTTTGAAATATCAAGAGAATTACCAAAATGACAGACACAGAAGTAGgcaaatgtggggcgcctgggtggctcagtcggttaagcatctgccttcagctcaggtcatgatctcaaggtcctgggattcaTCCTTGtggggcttccctgctcagtggcctgcttctcccctctcccccttgtGCAGGagcactccctctctcaaataccaattttttttaaatagactttattctttttttaaaaaaaattattcatttgacagagaacacaagcaaggggaccatcaggcagagggagaaggagacgcagaagcaggctccttagcagggagcctgatgcttgattccaggaccctgggatcatgacctgagctgaaggcagatgctcagccactgagccacccaggtgtcccaataaataaaatcttttttttttttttaagaaggaaacagATGCTGTTGGAAAAGTGGTGCTGACAGGATTGCGACAAATGTTCAACTTGTAAAAATTGCAGTACCtacaaagtacaataaaataagTTATGCCTGTACAAACAACTCTATATATACAAATTCagcaacttagatgaaatggaccaatttccTAGGCAACCACAACCTACCAAACTTACCTGAGATGAAGCAGATCATCTGAATAGTCCTGTAATTATTCAAGTAATTACattcatagttaaaaaaataaacctttaaaaaaagaaatatctaggTCCACATTTCAGTGGTgaactctaccaaaaaaaaaaaaaacaaattatacacAATCTCTTTTCTATAGAGGAGGAACATTTcctaactaattttattttattttatttttatttatttattttttaaagatttatttgacagcaagagagggaacacaagcagggggagtgggagagggagaagcaggattcctgcggagcagggagcctgatgtggggctcgatcccaggaccctgagatcatgacctgagccgaaggcagatgcttaacgactgagccacccaggcgcccctcctaacTAATTTTATGagaccaaaaccagacaaagattaTACAAATGAAAGCTACAGACCAAAATTTCTCATGAACAAAGacgtaaaaattctcaacaaaattctagcaaacTGCATCCAGCAGtaagtatataaaaagaattataaatcatGACAAAGTAGAGTTTACTCCAAAGTTGCCAGACTGGTTCAACATAAGAAAACCAATCGCTTTCATTTACCATATTAACAGGCTAAACAAACAATGTATATGATCATACCAATCAATACAGAAAGaaacatttaacataatttagtattcatttatgaaaaaaaaactcagcaaagaatagaaggaacttcctcaacctgttaaagaacatctacagaggggtgcctaggtggctcagtcagttaagtgtctgcctttggcttaggtcatgatctcagggcctgggaTCAAAACCAGAGCCCCATGAGCCCAAAGCCCCATGAGCCAAGAGCCCCAGGAGTCCCactgcaggctccctgctcagtggggagcctgcttctccctttccctctgctgctcccactgattgtgctctctgtcaaataaataaaatcttttttttaagattttatttatttatttgacacacagagagagcgagagagagagagagagagagagagagagggagggagagagcacaagcagggggagcggcaggcagagggagaagcaggcttcctgcatgagcagggagcccgatgcagggctcgatcccaggaccctgggatcatggcctgagccgaaggcagcggcttaaccaactgagccacccaggcgcccctaaataaaatcttttttaaaaaaagtctacaGAAACCCTACAGCTATAATCATACTTAATGGTGTAATACCAGAcagttttctcttaaaatcagGAACCCTCTCTCGTGGTTAAAGTCCCAACCAGTTCAATAAGGCAAGGAAAGGATACAGTGCAATAAGGCAAAgaaaagattagaaaggaagatataaaactctctgtttgcagatggcatgacTGTATACATAAAAAgtcccaaggaatctacaaagAACTTGTATAATTAATAAATGGGTTTAGCAAGTTTAACAGGATACaagattaacatacaaaaatcaactgtatttatatatactgtCAATAAATAATTggacaccaaaatttaaaatacaatactaTTTACACGGGGGGGGGGAATAcagggggtgaggagggaagtagaaggagggagaaataTTTAGGTGTAAGTCTGACAAAACATGTATATAGAATCTGTatgctaaaaactacaaaaccctGATGAAGAacttaaagaagatctaaattaATGGAGAGATGTCCATATGTCCATGTATTGGAAGACTGAACATAGTAAAGATACCAATTCTCTCCAAACTGAACTCCAGATTTAAGGCAATTCCTATGAAAATCCCAGCAAGAATCTCTGTAGTTACAGACAGCTTCATTATAAAGTTAACATGGAAGGGCAAGGGAAgttaaagcaattttgaaaaagttgGAATCGtgctgattttaagacttactactACATAAATACAatatcaagacagtgtggtatctGCCAAGGGATagacacacaaatcaataaattggaatagagaacccagaaatagattcaCACAAACACAGCcagacaaaggtgcaaaagcagtTGAAGGGAAAGAATAAGTCTTTTCAGCAAGTGGTGCTGAAACAATTTgataaagaggcaaagaattgaACCTTAGCCCTACgcaaaaaaattaacacaaaatggatcataggtctaaataaaaatgtaaaattatgaaacttttagaagaaaatataggaaaaaatcttCATGAACATAGGGTCAGGTGAAGAGTtcttaagaaacaacacaaaaagcacaatctattaagaaaattgatattttatcaattatatctcataaTGTGGcaaaaagtggaaaaatcaaAAACTTTCACTCTGTGAAAGACCATAttcagagaatgaaaagagaagccatagactgggagaaaatacttgcaaattacTTATCagacaaaggacttgtattccGAATAGAACTCTCTAAACTCAAGagttagaggggcacctggggggctcacacggttaagcatctgccttcagctcgggttgtgatcccagggtcttgggatcgatctctgcctgcatcaggctccctgctcagcagggaacctgcttctccctctccctctgcctgcttcttcccctgcttgtacactctctctgtcaaaaataaataaaaaatctttaaaaaaaataaaaaataaactcaaagagttagaaaacaaacaacccgattagaaaatgggcaaaagtcttGAACAAACACTTTGGCAAAGAGGGTATAAGGacggcaaataagcacataagaTAGTCAACATTGTTAACCACTAAggaaacgcaaattaaaaccatgacaagggggcgcctgggtggctcaggtggttaagtgtctgccttcggctcaggtcatgatcccggggtcctgggattgagtcccatgtcgggctccctgctccttgggagcctgcttctccctctgcctctctctctctctctctttgtctttcatgaataaataaataaaatctttaaaaaaaaataaaaataaaaaataaaataaaatcatgacaaGGTACCACCACGTGCCTAGTAGAATGTCTACAAGGAAGAGTCTTGACGATACCAAGTATTGAAGAGAATGTCTCACATACTGCCAGTGGGAATGTTAAATGGTCCAGgtactctggaaaatagtttggcagtttcttctaaaattaaCCACCAGACATACACTCAGCATACGACCCAGGAAGAGCACTCAAAGGCATTTAAAAACCTGTTCATGAATGTCTATAGCAGTTTTGTTTGTAGTAGCCCTGAACTGGAAACACCCCAGGTGTCTTTCAGTCGgggaatggttaaacaaaatggcacatccataccatggaaaaGTCCTCAGCGGTAAAAGGTGGATCAAAAAGACTTGACAGGCTGTTGGAATACTAGCTACATCACAGTACACCATGCTGAGCAACTCGTGGAAGGCAAACAAGATGAGCAAAATAGTGTGCCCAGTGCTAAATGGGGAGCATGTACGGGATTCAGTGGAACCCCAAGGAGGAATAGTCAATATGACCTTGGGGAGATCTAAGGTTTTCCAAAGGAAGCAGTGGCTAAGCTGAGATAGGAATGTCTAGCAGTGGGGCTCATAGTCAGTGCAGTCCATCCTGTTACAGTGGAGAGGTCTGGAAGGACTGAGTCCTGTGagttaaggaagaaagaaggaaccaGCAAAGGACTCAGAGCAGCTGGTGAGATGGGAGGAAACCCAGGGAGTATGGTGTCCTGGAAACGAGGTGAAGAAAGCATTTCCTGGAGGAGGGAGTGACCAGCCTGTGACATATACCGCTGACAGGCCAGGTAAGATAATGGACCAGTGGATTCAGCAAAGTGTAGGTCATTGATGACTTGACAAGCTGTTACATTTGATAGACTGAAAAACTTAGCTCATGGCAGAAAGTAATTCTGAATG
Proteins encoded in this region:
- the POP7 gene encoding ribonuclease P protein subunit p20, which gives rise to MAENREPRGAVEAELDPVEYTLRKRLPHRLPRRPNDIYVNMKTDFKAQLARCQKLLDGGARGQNSCSEIYIHGLGLAINRAINIALQLQAGSFGSLQVAANTSTVELVDELEPETDTREPLTRIRNNSAIHIRVFRVAPK